The following proteins come from a genomic window of Achromobacter sp. AONIH1:
- a CDS encoding type II toxin-antitoxin system Phd/YefM family antitoxin codes for MNSLFAIRAKAGAGVAEVAGGGLPLNWMLPEGTEVSTVFDEIVLKGGPMTNTLTIAELKRRGMAALEEALAHGPVHIFKRNRPAVVVLSADDYQRLIEGRPAERLGMTAMQWLLAQSGAGARDKAEIDAALKQERDW; via the coding sequence ATGAACAGCTTGTTTGCCATACGCGCCAAGGCTGGCGCTGGCGTTGCCGAGGTTGCGGGCGGCGGGTTGCCGCTGAATTGGATGTTGCCGGAGGGCACCGAAGTAAGTACTGTTTTTGATGAAATAGTACTGAAGGGGGGCCCAATGACCAATACCTTGACCATTGCAGAACTCAAGCGCCGCGGAATGGCTGCCCTTGAAGAGGCCCTGGCGCATGGCCCGGTGCATATCTTCAAGCGCAACAGGCCCGCCGTGGTTGTGCTGTCGGCGGATGATTACCAGCGCCTGATCGAAGGGCGGCCGGCCGAGCGTCTCGGCATGACGGCCATGCAATGGCTGCTTGCGCAGTCAGGCGCGGGCGCGCGTGACAAGGCCGAGATCGACGCCGCGCTCAAGCAGGAGCGCGACTGGTGA
- a CDS encoding DUF1345 domain-containing protein, with the protein MSQPVRDPQQQPAAGHAPDGTGAVRALPFFHAHRRLALSALLAIALGAAFRAAGLSYSRAALLAFDVAALVFLLATARAFTRATPQSMRERAQLVDVGRSAVLWSSVAISCLIVMALWMELRSSPGASGALDMVAAAVSIVLSWLYMNMIFALHYAHGYYSRRSPTHKGLEFPGTPEPDYWDFAYFALVLGMTFQVSDVQIVNRRLRRTALVHSVIAFFFNVFIIAISVNVAAGRV; encoded by the coding sequence ATGTCGCAGCCCGTCAGGGATCCGCAGCAGCAGCCGGCCGCCGGCCATGCGCCCGATGGGACGGGCGCGGTCCGGGCCCTGCCGTTCTTTCACGCGCATCGCAGGCTGGCGCTGAGCGCCTTGCTGGCCATCGCGCTGGGCGCGGCGTTTCGGGCGGCGGGCCTGTCCTATAGCCGCGCCGCGTTGCTGGCCTTCGACGTGGCGGCGCTGGTGTTCCTGCTGGCGACGGCGCGTGCGTTCACGCGGGCCACGCCGCAATCCATGCGCGAACGCGCGCAGCTGGTCGACGTGGGCCGCAGCGCGGTGCTGTGGAGCAGCGTGGCGATCTCCTGCCTGATCGTCATGGCGCTGTGGATGGAGTTGCGCTCATCCCCGGGGGCCAGCGGTGCGCTGGACATGGTCGCGGCGGCGGTCAGCATCGTGCTGTCCTGGCTGTACATGAACATGATCTTCGCGCTGCACTACGCGCACGGCTACTACAGCCGCCGCAGTCCCACGCACAAGGGCCTGGAATTCCCCGGCACGCCGGAGCCGGACTACTGGGACTTCGCCTACTTCGCCCTGGTGCTGGGCATGACTTTCCAGGTGTCGGACGTGCAGATCGTCAACCGCCGGCTGAGGCGCACGGCGCTGGTGCACAGCGTGATCGCCTTCTTCTTCAATGTCTTCATCATCGCCATCAGCGTGAACGTGGCGGCCGGGCGGGTCTAG
- the fdhF gene encoding formate dehydrogenase subunit alpha has protein sequence MLETVIKRDRDLGTPARESTQTVTLTIDGQEVTVPEGSSLMRAAAEAGINIPKLCATDSLEPFGSCRLCLVQIDGRRGYPASCTTPAEHGMVVHTETPKLRELRRGVMELYISDHPLDCLTCPANGDCELQDMAGVVGLREVRYGYQGANHLDSAKDESNPYFTYDPSKCIVCNRCVRACEETQGTYALTISGKGFESRVSPGQDQPFLDSECVSCGACVQACPTSTLQEKTVIMMGQAEHSVITTCAYCGVGCGFKAEMKGQEVVRMVPWKDGQANRGHSCVKGRFAWGYATHKERVLKPMIRQRITDPWREVSWDEAINHAASEFRRIQARHGRDAVGGITSSRCTNEETWLVQKLVRAAFGTNNVDTCARVCHSPTGYGLKQTLGESAGTQTFDSVMHTDVVIVMGANPSSGHPVFASRLKRRLRQGARLIVIDPRRIELVSSPHIKADFHLQVRPGTNTALLSSLAHVIATEKLIDEAFVAERCEEKAFREWRDFVSLPENSPEAMEEITGVPARDVRGAARLYATGGNGSIYYGLGVTEHSQGSTTVMAIANLAMATGNVGREGVGVNPLRGQNNVQGSCDMGSFPHELPGYRHISDDAARALFERDWGVTIQPEPGLRIPNMFEAALGGTFKGLYCQGEDIVQSDPNTQHVAAALAAMECIVVQDLFLNETAKYAHVFLPGSSFLEKDGTFTNAERRISRVRKVMEPRNGKSDWEVTVALSNALGYPMNYRHPGEIMEEIARLTPTFAGVSYDKLDRLGSLQWPCNDEAPDGTPIMHIDQFVRGKGRFMITKYVPTDERSTRRFPLLLTTGRILSQYNVGAQTRRTPNVMWHSEDVLEIHPQDAEDRGVAEGDWVGIQSRAGETVLRATLTDRVQPGVVYTTFHFPESGANVVTTDSSDWATNCPEYKVTAVQVTRVSQPSEWQRQWSRFADIQHKLLRERARESDAAMTGK, from the coding sequence ATGCTGGAAACCGTCATCAAGCGAGACCGCGACCTGGGCACGCCCGCCCGCGAGTCCACCCAGACCGTCACCCTGACCATCGATGGCCAGGAAGTCACCGTGCCCGAAGGCAGCTCGCTGATGCGCGCGGCCGCCGAGGCCGGCATCAACATCCCCAAGCTCTGCGCCACCGACAGCCTTGAACCCTTCGGCTCGTGCCGCCTGTGCCTGGTGCAGATCGACGGACGCCGGGGCTATCCGGCATCCTGCACCACGCCGGCCGAGCACGGCATGGTGGTGCACACCGAGACGCCCAAGCTGCGCGAGCTGCGCCGCGGCGTCATGGAGCTGTACATCTCCGACCACCCGCTGGACTGCCTGACCTGTCCGGCCAACGGCGACTGCGAGCTGCAGGACATGGCCGGCGTGGTCGGCCTGCGCGAGGTGCGCTACGGCTACCAGGGCGCCAACCACCTGGACAGCGCCAAGGACGAGTCCAATCCGTACTTCACCTACGACCCGTCCAAGTGCATCGTCTGCAACCGCTGCGTGCGCGCCTGCGAGGAAACCCAGGGCACCTACGCCCTGACCATCTCCGGCAAGGGCTTCGAATCGCGCGTGTCGCCCGGCCAGGACCAGCCGTTCCTGGACAGCGAATGCGTGTCCTGCGGCGCCTGCGTGCAGGCCTGCCCCACGTCCACGCTGCAGGAAAAGACCGTCATCATGATGGGCCAGGCCGAGCACTCGGTGATCACCACCTGCGCCTATTGCGGCGTGGGCTGCGGTTTCAAGGCCGAGATGAAGGGCCAGGAAGTGGTGCGCATGGTGCCCTGGAAGGACGGCCAGGCCAACCGTGGCCATTCCTGCGTCAAGGGTCGCTTCGCCTGGGGCTACGCCACGCACAAGGAACGCGTGCTCAAGCCCATGATCCGCCAGCGCATCACCGACCCGTGGCGCGAGGTTTCATGGGACGAGGCCATCAACCACGCGGCCTCGGAATTCCGCCGCATCCAGGCGCGCCACGGGCGCGACGCCGTCGGCGGCATCACCTCATCGCGCTGCACCAACGAGGAAACCTGGCTGGTGCAGAAACTGGTGCGCGCGGCCTTCGGCACCAACAACGTCGACACCTGCGCCCGCGTCTGCCACTCGCCCACCGGCTACGGCCTGAAGCAGACGCTGGGCGAATCGGCCGGCACCCAGACCTTCGATTCGGTCATGCACACCGACGTGGTGATCGTGATGGGCGCCAACCCCAGCAGCGGCCACCCGGTGTTCGCCTCGCGCCTGAAGCGCCGGCTGCGCCAGGGCGCGCGCCTGATCGTGATCGATCCGCGCCGTATCGAGCTGGTCAGCTCGCCGCACATCAAGGCCGATTTCCACCTGCAGGTGCGGCCCGGCACCAACACGGCGCTGCTGTCCTCGCTGGCGCACGTCATCGCCACCGAGAAACTGATCGACGAAGCCTTCGTCGCCGAACGCTGCGAGGAAAAGGCGTTCCGGGAATGGCGCGACTTCGTCTCGCTGCCCGAGAACTCGCCCGAGGCGATGGAAGAAATCACCGGCGTGCCGGCCCGCGACGTGCGCGGCGCGGCGCGGCTCTACGCCACCGGCGGCAACGGGTCGATCTATTACGGCCTGGGCGTCACCGAGCACAGCCAGGGATCGACCACCGTGATGGCCATCGCCAACCTCGCCATGGCCACCGGCAACGTGGGCCGCGAGGGCGTGGGCGTGAACCCGCTGCGCGGCCAGAACAACGTGCAGGGTTCCTGCGACATGGGCTCGTTCCCGCACGAACTGCCCGGCTACCGCCACATCTCCGACGACGCGGCGCGCGCGCTGTTCGAGCGCGACTGGGGCGTGACCATCCAGCCCGAGCCCGGCCTGCGCATCCCCAATATGTTCGAGGCCGCGCTGGGCGGCACGTTCAAGGGGCTGTACTGCCAGGGCGAGGACATCGTGCAGTCCGACCCGAACACGCAGCACGTGGCCGCGGCGCTGGCGGCGATGGAGTGCATCGTGGTGCAGGACCTGTTCCTGAACGAGACCGCCAAGTACGCCCACGTCTTCCTGCCGGGCTCGTCCTTCCTGGAAAAGGACGGCACCTTCACCAACGCCGAGCGCCGCATCTCGCGCGTGCGCAAGGTCATGGAGCCCAGGAACGGCAAGTCGGACTGGGAAGTGACCGTGGCCCTGTCCAACGCGCTGGGCTATCCCATGAACTACCGCCACCCCGGCGAGATCATGGAAGAGATCGCCCGGCTCACGCCCACCTTCGCCGGGGTCAGCTATGACAAGCTGGACCGGCTGGGCAGCCTGCAATGGCCGTGCAACGACGAGGCGCCGGACGGCACCCCCATCATGCACATCGACCAGTTCGTGCGCGGCAAGGGCCGCTTCATGATCACCAAGTACGTGCCCACCGACGAGCGCAGCACGCGCCGCTTTCCGCTGCTGCTCACCACTGGGAGAATCCTGTCGCAATACAACGTCGGCGCGCAGACCCGCCGCACGCCCAACGTCATGTGGCACAGCGAGGACGTGCTGGAGATCCACCCGCAGGACGCCGAGGACCGCGGCGTGGCCGAGGGCGACTGGGTCGGCATCCAGAGCCGCGCTGGCGAGACCGTGCTGCGCGCCACGCTGACCGACCGGGTCCAGCCGGGCGTGGTATACACCACCTTCCACTTCCCCGAATCCGGCGCCAACGTCGTCACCACCGACAGCTCCGACTGGGCGACCAACTGCCCCGAATACAAGGTCACCGCCGTGCAGGTCACGCGCGTGTCCCAGCCTTCGGAATGGCAGCGCCAATGGTCGCGCTTCGCGGACATCCAGCACAAGCTGCTGCGCGAGCGGGCCCGCGAGAGCGACGCGGCGATGACGGGGAAATGA
- the fdhD gene encoding formate dehydrogenase accessory sulfurtransferase FdhD, protein MSQPAEDRHDSIPAQVTRIRAGTIASATEADHLAEETPVALEYNGISHATMLATPADLEDFALGFSLSEGIIDSAADVRGIDVAPQCDGIVVQLEISSACEARLKSRRRAMAGRTGCGLCGVETLPEVLRPVPPVAAGAPLRAQAVLAAMRDMRARQRLHDLTGATHAAGWAGADGTIALLREDVGRHNALDKLVGALARQGLAAASGMVLVSSRASFEMVQKTAAAGVPVLAAVSAPTALAVRLAQEANITLLGFLRNDDATLYAHPERILS, encoded by the coding sequence ATGAGCCAGCCCGCCGAAGACCGCCACGACAGCATCCCCGCCCAGGTGACCCGTATCCGGGCCGGCACCATCGCGTCCGCCACGGAAGCCGACCACCTGGCCGAGGAGACCCCGGTCGCGCTGGAATACAACGGCATCAGCCACGCCACCATGCTGGCCACGCCCGCCGACCTGGAAGACTTCGCATTGGGCTTCTCGCTGTCCGAGGGCATCATCGACAGCGCCGCCGACGTGCGCGGCATCGACGTGGCTCCGCAATGCGACGGCATCGTGGTGCAGCTGGAAATCTCCAGCGCCTGCGAGGCGCGGCTCAAGTCGCGCCGCCGCGCCATGGCCGGCCGCACCGGCTGCGGCCTGTGCGGCGTGGAAACCCTGCCTGAAGTGCTGCGGCCGGTGCCGCCCGTGGCCGCCGGCGCGCCACTGCGCGCCCAGGCCGTGCTGGCCGCCATGCGCGACATGCGCGCGCGCCAGCGCCTGCACGACCTGACCGGCGCCACCCACGCCGCAGGCTGGGCCGGCGCCGACGGCACCATCGCCCTGCTGCGCGAGGACGTGGGCCGGCACAACGCGCTGGACAAGCTGGTCGGCGCGCTGGCGCGGCAAGGCCTGGCCGCGGCATCCGGCATGGTGCTGGTGTCCAGCCGCGCCAGCTTCGAGATGGTGCAGAAGACCGCCGCCGCCGGCGTGCCCGTGCTGGCCGCCGTATCCGCCCCCACTGCGCTGGCCGTGCGGCTGGCGCAAGAGGCCAACATCACGCTCTTGGGCTTCCTGCGCAACGACGACGCCACGCTGTACGCCCATCCCGAACGCATTCTTTCCTGA
- a CDS encoding PIN domain-containing protein, whose amino-acid sequence MIAFLDANALIYRIEGQEPQASAVQSELSRLSRAHPGLRVALSRLSWLECRIGPMRRNDSATLARFDAFFALPDLIWLEMDCKAVELAAAIRARHGTRTPDALQAACCLQLGNAHVMLTGDTAFKRISGLNVSLLQ is encoded by the coding sequence GTGATCGCCTTTCTCGATGCGAACGCGCTGATCTATCGGATAGAAGGGCAGGAACCCCAAGCCAGCGCGGTCCAGTCCGAATTGTCGAGATTGTCCCGCGCGCATCCGGGCTTGAGAGTTGCGCTCAGCCGGCTGTCATGGCTGGAGTGCCGCATCGGGCCGATGCGGCGCAACGATAGCGCCACACTGGCCAGGTTCGACGCGTTTTTCGCGCTGCCGGACTTGATCTGGCTGGAAATGGACTGCAAGGCGGTGGAACTGGCGGCGGCGATACGCGCCAGGCACGGCACGCGCACGCCGGACGCCCTGCAAGCCGCGTGCTGCCTGCAGCTCGGTAACGCGCATGTGATGCTGACAGGCGATACGGCATTCAAGCGCATCAGCGGCTTGAATGTTTCGTTGCTGCAATAG
- a CDS encoding chromate transporter, whose product MMQTLWALAQIFTQLSVLAFGGGNTILPEMQRQVVDVHGWMTAADFSALFALGQAAPGPNLMVVTLVGWHVAGWSGMLVTTLAKFGPSSIITVIALGLWERFKDRPWRGIVQAGIFPMTVGLVAASASLITESSVHSWLLGAITAAVAILGSVTRIHPLWLLFAGSMVGLLGIG is encoded by the coding sequence ATGATGCAGACGCTGTGGGCGCTGGCCCAGATCTTCACGCAGCTGTCCGTCCTGGCTTTCGGCGGCGGCAACACCATCCTGCCGGAAATGCAGCGGCAGGTCGTCGATGTGCACGGCTGGATGACGGCCGCCGACTTTTCCGCGCTGTTCGCGCTGGGGCAGGCGGCGCCGGGGCCCAATCTCATGGTGGTCACGCTGGTGGGCTGGCACGTGGCAGGCTGGTCCGGCATGCTGGTCACCACCCTGGCCAAGTTCGGGCCGTCCTCGATCATTACCGTGATCGCGCTGGGATTGTGGGAACGCTTCAAGGACCGGCCCTGGCGCGGCATCGTGCAGGCCGGCATCTTTCCCATGACGGTCGGGCTGGTGGCCGCCAGCGCTTCGCTGATCACGGAATCCTCGGTGCACAGCTGGCTGCTGGGCGCCATCACGGCGGCGGTGGCCATCCTGGGCAGCGTCACGCGCATCCATCCGCTGTGGCTGCTGTTCGCCGGAAGCATGGTGGGTTTGCTCGGGATCGGTTAG
- a CDS encoding class I SAM-dependent methyltransferase: MIAPELHWEEDQAARHALWRSESEAPPPKRVVVADDRITADQAYRLACEGTGLLWRGDYQNARQLLQAMTRRVDKRPRKPADTLLAAFNQHRMAQAQRARILGMLLIPFDAGHGIPLRRAPDARLACEQAYGPADAPYVASLRELLGLIGAYEWRRKGVEIPALGGDRIHPHYGVFSPVRGEYVDLVAQAPLPAGDTAFDIGVGTGVLSAVLARRGLARVIATDQDARALACARENLERLGLTNRVELVQADLFPPGRAPLVVCNPPWLPARPSSPVEYAVYDPDSRMLRGFLDGLAAHLTPGGEGWLILSDLAEHLGLRSRDDLLDMIARAGLRVVDRIDTRPRHGRAADASDPLHAARSREVTSLWRLAAA; this comes from the coding sequence TTGATCGCCCCCGAACTGCACTGGGAAGAAGACCAGGCCGCCCGCCATGCCCTTTGGCGCTCGGAATCCGAGGCCCCGCCGCCCAAGCGCGTCGTGGTCGCGGACGACCGGATCACGGCGGACCAGGCCTATCGCCTGGCCTGCGAGGGCACCGGGCTGCTGTGGCGCGGCGACTACCAGAACGCGCGCCAGCTGCTGCAGGCAATGACGCGGCGGGTGGACAAGCGTCCCCGCAAGCCGGCCGACACGCTGCTGGCGGCCTTCAACCAGCACCGCATGGCGCAGGCGCAGCGCGCCCGCATCCTGGGCATGCTGCTGATTCCCTTCGACGCCGGCCATGGCATCCCGCTGCGCCGCGCGCCGGACGCGCGGCTGGCCTGCGAACAGGCTTATGGTCCGGCCGACGCGCCCTACGTGGCCTCGCTGCGCGAGCTGCTGGGCCTGATCGGCGCTTACGAATGGCGCAGGAAGGGCGTGGAGATCCCCGCGCTGGGCGGCGACCGCATCCATCCGCACTACGGCGTGTTCTCGCCGGTGCGCGGCGAATACGTGGACCTGGTGGCACAGGCGCCGCTGCCGGCCGGCGACACGGCCTTCGACATCGGCGTCGGCACCGGCGTGCTGTCGGCCGTGCTGGCGCGACGCGGCCTGGCTCGTGTGATCGCCACCGACCAGGATGCGCGGGCGCTGGCCTGCGCCCGCGAAAACCTGGAACGCCTGGGCCTGACGAATCGCGTTGAACTCGTCCAGGCCGATCTGTTTCCGCCGGGCCGCGCGCCGCTGGTGGTCTGCAATCCGCCCTGGCTGCCGGCCCGCCCCAGCTCGCCGGTCGAATACGCGGTCTATGACCCGGACAGCCGCATGCTGCGCGGCTTCCTGGACGGCCTGGCCGCCCATCTGACGCCGGGCGGCGAAGGCTGGCTGATCCTGTCCGACCTGGCCGAGCACCTGGGCCTGCGCAGCCGCGATGACCTGCTCGACATGATCGCGCGAGCCGGCCTGCGGGTGGTCGACCGTATCGACACGCGGCCGCGCCACGGGCGCGCCGCCGACGCATCCGATCCGCTGCACGCGGCGCGCTCGCGCGAAGTCACCTCGCTCTGGCGGCTGGCCGCAGCCTGA
- a CDS encoding formate dehydrogenase subunit delta, whose amino-acid sequence MEIGNLIRMANRIGQFFEAMPDRQEAGEGVANHIHKFWEPRMRTQLLDFLAGQPDGEAGQETLHPLVREAVLQNRDRLTPAGRKPD is encoded by the coding sequence ATGGAAATCGGCAACCTGATCCGCATGGCCAACCGCATCGGCCAGTTCTTCGAAGCCATGCCCGACCGGCAGGAGGCCGGCGAAGGCGTGGCCAACCACATCCACAAGTTCTGGGAGCCGCGCATGCGCACGCAGCTGCTGGACTTCCTGGCCGGCCAGCCGGACGGCGAAGCCGGACAGGAAACGCTGCATCCGCTGGTGCGCGAAGCGGTGCTGCAAAACCGCGACCGCCTGACGCCGGCGGGCCGCAAGCCGGACTGA
- a CDS encoding chromate transporter: protein MNAATPTAEAGLAPAPSCGQLFQGFLMLGLTAFGGALPLARRMVVEKHRWLSGAEFTDLLGLCQFLPGGNIINLSVALGMKFRGPRGAFSALMGLILAPSIIVVLLGMVYDRFQNDPHVQHLFAGLAAAAAGLLISMAVKIGLPVIKRRDWLAGVVATACFICIAVLRIPLLPTMAVLTPLSILLVWRQRR from the coding sequence ATGAATGCAGCGACTCCTACCGCCGAAGCCGGCCTCGCGCCCGCGCCGAGCTGCGGGCAATTGTTCCAAGGGTTCCTCATGCTCGGCCTGACGGCCTTCGGCGGCGCGCTGCCGCTGGCGCGCCGCATGGTGGTCGAGAAGCACCGCTGGCTGTCCGGGGCGGAATTCACCGATCTGCTGGGCCTGTGCCAGTTCCTGCCCGGCGGCAACATCATCAACCTGTCGGTGGCGCTGGGCATGAAATTCCGAGGTCCGCGCGGCGCCTTTTCCGCGCTGATGGGACTGATCCTGGCGCCGTCGATCATCGTGGTGCTGCTGGGCATGGTCTACGACAGATTCCAGAACGATCCGCATGTGCAGCACCTGTTCGCCGGGCTGGCCGCGGCGGCGGCGGGCCTGCTGATTTCGATGGCGGTCAAGATCGGCCTGCCCGTGATCAAGCGGCGCGACTGGCTGGCCGGCGTCGTGGCCACGGCCTGTTTCATCTGCATCGCGGTGCTGCGCATTCCGCTGCTGCCGACCATGGCGGTGCTGACGCCGTTGAGCATCCTGCTGGTCTGGAGGCAAAGACGATGA